The segment AATCTTGTTTTTGAAGCTCCAACTGATTTACTTGCTGTAATAAATTCAGAATCTTTAACTGTGATTATGAACAATCTTGTTCCACCCACAGCTCCTGTTCATCCGGTAAATACTAAAGCAAAAATAAGTGTTCAATCACTTGTTCCAAATGTCGAAGCAAATAAAAGTAATCAAATAAGAGCAGGAGGGGCAACAAAGATTTCAATTAATCTCATAATAATTGTATCAATTCATGAACCAACATGGAAACCTAAATAACACCCTACTGCAACTCCGATAATTGTTTGGATAGTAGCGATAATTAAGGCTAATTTAATTGCATTTCAAGTTCCAACTCATGAAGAAGTTCAAATATCAATTCCTAATTCATTTGTTCCTAAAATTGAATTAGGGTATAAGTTAGGGTTACTTGGATTTAATTTTTCAATTTGAGCAATTATTTCTCTAATTTGGTTTTGACTAACACCAGCTGCATTTAAATCAACACCTTTAAAGATTGAGCCAAGGAAAATATAAAGATTCATAGCTCTATAGAATTGATATGTATTAAGTTGAACTTCTTTTGACTCGATAGCTTTTCCGTTCGCTTGAATCATTGTTTTTGTAATAATTTTAATAGCTGATCCTGGATCTTTTGAGGATTTAATGTAATCATTATAAAGAACACCAAAATAATCATTTTTAAATGCATTGATATATTTACCGTAATCTTCATCAGAAATAAATAAAGTCTTCGATGTTCAGTGATTATATGAAGGTGGTAAGTATTTTACATATGGAGAACCTTTCATTGTAATAAATGAAAGGTTTCCGTTTGAATCTACTTTTAAAGAGTTAGTTGAGCTATCTCATTCTGGCACATTGAAAAACATTGTATCACTAATACTTTTAGTGGAATCATGCATGCTTGATAAAGTAGAAACAATAGATAAAATTAAAATAATAATGAAAATAATTGTACAAGCAACAGCTGCTCAGTTTGTGAAAAATCTCTTGAGAATCTCAATTAATATTTTTTTAGGTTTTCCTGCAACATTAACAAAATTATTTCCTGAATTAGAAACTCTTTTAAATAAATCATTAGAGTTGGCATTAATGTTTAGTCCGTATTTGCGATTAAATTCTCTTGTACTCATTAATTACCTCCTTTAGCTAATTCATTTAATTCTTTAAATTGTTTATTTCTTTCTAATGTTGCTGTAAATCAAGTTCTTAAATTGTATTTTGAAGTTGTTCCGTATTTAATTCTTGGGTCTAAAATTGTATAAACAACATCAACAAGAATTGTTGTAAATAATCCTAATGTGGTAAAGAAGAAAGTTGAAAACATAATTAAGTTAATTTCTCCAGTTGGAAACGCTTGTGATAAAACTTTTGAAGTCCCTGGAACTTGTCAATATGTTTCAATAACAATACCACCAGATAAAAGACCTATATATGAAGGAATAATTAAGGCAGCAAGTGGAATAGAAATGTTTCTTAAAACATATTTGAAGAAAATTTCACTTCTACTTAAACCTTTTGATTTTGCTATTAACACATAATTAGATGTAAGAACGGTAACAACTTGGTTACGTGCATATGAAATATATCCAGAAAGAGAACCAAGCACAATAATGAATATTGGTGGTAATCAAGATAAGATTATTTTTCCTCATCCCATAGCCTTAATAACTTCTTCATTGGATGGGTTTTGGAAAATAGGCGGAATGTTAAAGTTCAACAAAATTGAAATAAAAATAGGAGCAACAATAAATGAAGGTAATGCTATAAAAACAAGAGAGAAGAAATTAACAAAGATATCAAATGTTGTACCTCTTTTATATCCAGCAACAATTCCAAGTGCTATACCTAAAATTGCACTAATAATAAATGAAGGTAATGTAATGATAATTGAAAACTTAATGTATTTAAAGAAAAGGTCAGGTATATTTTTTGCATTTGACCCTGAAAAGACGTTTTGATCAAATACATTACCAAAAGGATATTCTTTGTTAAAAATGTCTTTAAATCAATATCCTAAACGGACAAATGGACTTACTTTAAAATAGATTCAGTCTTTTTTGTGTTCTGCAAACTCAAGATTTGCTGGAGTTAAATGGAAAGCTTTTGATTTTTCAAATAAATCTCTAATTTGACTCTCTGTTAAAGCTTTCTTATCCCCCGCTGACACAGTAAGTTGTCTAACAAAGGGGTTTTCAGCAAATATCGCCACAGAAAGGTATACAACTAAAACAATAATAATTAATGTTAAAATTGCAAGTAAAATTCTCTGGGAAAGATATTTAAACATAATTTCCTTTCTTTCATAAATCAAACAATAAACAAACAGTTTTGCTGTTTGTTTATTGTTTGATTAGTTATATTAAGATAATTTTTCTTCTCCTAATTTAATTCAACCAAAGTCTAAGAAGTCAAAGTTTGTTTGAGGTTTAATGTAACTTGGGTTTGAAACAGTTGGGGTAAAGTTGTTTTTACCAATTGTTGTTGCGGCATCAAAAGTAAATCCAAAGTACACAACTAATTCATTTGCTAATTCTAATAATGATTTTTTAGTTACACTAGGTGAGTTGTTGTAGTTTAATCAGAATTTAGATGTTATATCCGCAACTGTTAAATACCTTCCATTTGCTTTTTCTTCTACTGATAAGGCTACATAAGCATTTTTAGCTTCGTTTAATTTTTCTGATCCTAAAGCGTGTTGAAAATCACTAAGTAATGTCGGACTTAATATTGCTCAATCCGCAAAAGGAATGCTAAGTAAAGCTCCTTCAGATTCAATTTTTTCAACATAAGCTTTAAATTCTTTAGCAGCTTCAACTAAACGTGGAAAAGCACTTCCAAATTTTTGTGCTAATTCAGAATCTGTAGAAAGTTGAGCAAAAAGGTTTAGTAATTGTGATTGAGTACCAATTCCATCTATACCAGAACCAATAGTTTTATAGTCATATCCTCATCCAGTAACAGTTTCAAAACTTCCTGATCCTCAATGAGCTCTTCAGCCATCTGCATTTTGTGAGTAATCAAAACTAATGTTTAATCTTCCTTTTTTATCAAGAGCGTTCATTGTATTAGCTAATTTTCGGAATGTCATTAAAATTGGTGGATTAGGGTTGATGTATCTATAGAAGTAAGGAATATTTACTCTTGTAGATTCTGGAGTGTTTGTTTGTGTATATAATCTATCTAATAATGCTGTCATTCTTTCTGATAATAGTTCGAACGCAGATGATTTATATTTATCATCTTCATTTTTATCAAGACTTGAGTTTTCTGATTGAGAAATTTCTGTACCAATTTGTCCACCTAAATCAACTTTTGCACCTGTTTGTGAATCAACAACAAATAATGTATTAAGTGCTTCAGCATTAGCTCTCAAGTTATTTTCTGCAAGTGAATGATCGTTAAAATCTTCTTTAATTGCAGCATCTGGTGCTAAAGGTGAAAGTCATGGTGAACTTGGTCTATTTGGTGTTAAATCGTTAACAACAGGTTCTCAATTAATTGCTGCTGGTAAAATAGTTCTAAATTCAATTGAAATACCAGTTGAGTAATTTTTAACAACATCTGTAGATGTATAAACATCACTAAGTGAATGTCCGTATAATAATTGAGACACTAAATTATCAAAATTGTATTTTCCAGTATTGTGTCCATCTGGAAGTGAAGGTACCATTAAGTTAATTTTAGTTTTTGCATAAACATCTTTGTTTAAAACTTTAACATAAGACATTCCGTATTTTTGTTTATTTTGATCTACTTGATCTTTAAGGTTTTTTGGTAACGCAGAGTAATTTAAACTCGCATTATCTCCAGAAGTATATGCGTTATAAGAGGTTTGAATAAATGCATCTTGATCAACTTCACCTGATTGATATTGTTCTTGGAAAACAAGAACATTTTGTTTATCTTTTAAGAATTCTTTATTTGAATAGTGTCTATTAATTCTAATTTCTTCAATTAAAGTATCACCATTATATGGAATTCCATAGTATTTACCTGAGAATAAGGTATTTTGAATTGTTGTTCCATATCAGTAAAATCCAAGTTCTTTAGCAAGTCCTTCAGCATTTAATATATCTGTTTTATATGCTTCTGTATCAAATGAATTAGCTCCGCTTGTAGGTTTTACAGTTGAAATAACTGGAGTATTTTGATTTTGACTTACATATTCATAAGGCATTGGTGCAAATTCATAAGTAGAATAAATATTTTTAAGAATCTCACCAAATAAAGCTGTTTCATCAAGGTTTTTCTTTTCAATATTGAAATATGTATTACCTTCTGCATCTGTAGTTACTGCTGTATCTTTTTGAATTAAGTGATCAAAATTTACATTATATAAGTCAAAAAGATATGAGTTTCCATAACTTGTTTTACTATCAAGTAATTTTCCAGGTGCATGTAAAAGACCTTTCATTTTTTCGTCAAGAGATTCTTTTCCACCGTGACTTAAACGGTATTGACCTGTGAATAATAAAGTTCTTACAAGACCTGCTCAGTAATCATAAGCTGAAACTTTATATTGTGTTTCGTTTCCATTTTTATCAACTCATTTGGCACCTTGTCTAACTCTAAAACTAACTTTTTTAGCATTTTGTAAATTTTCTTGGAAAGAAAGTGAGTTAATTGATTTTGGGTTATTTGAAGTAAGTGTTACAACTGTTTCATTATAATATTTACCATCTAATTCGGGTGCAGGAATAACTTCCGCTTCATCAGAATCATAAACATGTTCTACACCATCGTTAGTTGTAATAATAATTGCATCAGCGTGTTCAAAAACCATTGCCTCACCTGAAGGTTTTGAAATTCTAATTGTTTTAGTTTCAATACCTTCATCGTTTACTTCTGTAGTTTCACTGTATTGAGCTTGTCCAATAGCTTTAAATGAAATAAGTGTACCTGTTGTACCATCTTCTAAATATGCACCACTTTTACTTCCATAAAGTCATGAACGATCTCATCTAAAATCTTTTAAGTTGTATGTAGCATTAGTAATTGATTTATATGTACCTTGTCTAGCAAAAGCTGATAAATTTGAATCATTACCTGTTAAATAACTTACTTTTGTTACTAATGAACTTGATGTAAGAATATTAGATGAATTTTCGTTTCCATTATTTGTTGTTCCACCATTTGATGGTGAACTTTTGGTTGTATCACCACAAGCAATAGCTAAAACTGATGTAAGAGGAACCGCCAATACTGTTGCTGTTCCAAGTAAAAACCTTTTTCTAAATTTCATTTTAATTCTTCCTTTTTATCTTTTCTTTTTCTTTACTTATTAAATTTAAATATTTTTTTACCTAATTTGACTCATTGATCAATTAACTTTTCCACATAGTCAAATCCTTGTTTATAAAATTGATCATCTTCTAAATTTACACCTACTTTTTTCAGTATTTCAATTGGGTAATCGCTATTTCCAGCACTTAAGAAATTATCAATGTAATTTTCTAAAGCAATAGTGCCTTTGGTTTTATATTGTGCAAAGAAATAGCTAGCAACTAATTGTCCAATTGCATATTTATATACGTAAAATCCGTAATAAAAGTGCGGTACGTAAATTGAGAAAATCGTTGTTTCATCATTGTGCTTAACATTTCTTTCGAGTGTGTATTTTAAGGAGTTTTGATAATAAAGTTTGCTAAGCGAATCAAAACTACTTGAAAGAGTTCCTTGTTCAATACCCCTATATAAATCATATTCGTAATTTGCTCACTCAACTTGTCTCATCACAGTTGCTATAAAACCATTAATCATACTTGTTAAAATGCTAAATTTTAACTTGTCATTATCTGATTGTTGAAGGAGATAATCATAAAGCATTAACTCGTTAAAAATCGATGCAATTTCAGCTAAGAAAATTGGATATTGACTGTTAATAAGATCCTGACGAGTATCTGAATAATATGAATGCATTGAGTGCCCAAGCTCATGGGCTAAAGTTTCCACTCCGCGTAATTGACCATTAAAATTCATTAAGATATATTTTTTATCAATCCCGTAAGATGATCCAATGCTATAAGCTCCACCACGCTTAGAATCTGCACTCATAAAATCTACTCAGTTTTCATTTAAAGCTTTGTGAATTTGATTCATATACTCACTTCCAAAAGGCTTAAGTGCATTTTCAACTAGCTCTTTAGCTTTTTCAACGCTATAATCTGAATCTACAGTAATTAAATCTCTACTTCAATCTCAAATTTGAATTTTTTCTCCAAATTTTGCTTTATAAAACTTCTTATATCAGTGTTTATATCTAAGGAGCACCTTTTTATTTATTTGAACTTGAGAAAACAATTTATTTAATAATGCATCAGAAACTTTATCTTCATAAGTAAGCATTGAAATTACTGAATCATACTTACGAACATTTGCTTCTGTTGCTAAATCTTTAAAGTGTTGATATAAAACTTCTGATAAAGAATTTTTATGCTTAATATAACCTTTTAAGAAGTTTTGATAAGCTTGCTTTCTAACATCTTTGTTTTGATGCTTAAGAAGCTTTAAGCGATTAGTTGGATTTAATTTAACTTTCTTGTTTTTAGATAGCTCAATAGTTCCAAAATCAAGTTCGCTGTTGGTTAAAATGCTAAAAATCTTATTTAAATTAGCTTTACCAAAAGAAGTTTTTTTGATATATTCTTCAACATCATCACTAAGCTTATGAGTAAATGAATCAAGTAAATCAGTTAAATAGCGCTTGTAGATCTTAAGTTCTGGTTTTTCTTTTCAATCTCATATTTTGTCTTTATGAGCATAAATTCTATTTTCTTCTGATCCAAATCTTGATACAAATGCTTGAGTTAGAAAATCAAATTCTTGTTGGAGCTTATTAAATTTAGGACCTACTAAATTAGTATTAAGATTGTTTGATAAGTAATTATGGAGCTTAAAAGTCACTAAAGTTAATTCTTCTTCTAACTTAAGGCCTTTTGTATAACTAGCTAAGTTTTCGAATTTAGAATCTTTAATAGCAATTTTTTGCTCTCAAAGCTCTTTGTATTTATCAACTCAATACTGATAAGTTTTATTTTCTAAGATAGCTTCTAAATTTCAGCGATACTTTTTAGGTATATCCTGATAGTTTTTGTATTGTTTAGCTTCCATTATCCTCCCTTCACAATAACGAATTAGAAAAAACAAGCCTTGTAGAATTTACTATAAATTCACAAAACTTGTTTTTTAATTATTAATAATTAACAAATTTGTGTATCTATAGCACCAATGAATGCGTCAAAGAATAAAGCTCGATTAAGACCCTTTATCAACCAAAGCAAATGCCTTTGCTAAGATTTCGGCTTTTATACCCTTTCCATAGTTTCCCGGCATGCCTGCTCCACTATGTACTAATGCTAAAAGCTCCTCTATAGTACAAATATAATCTAGTTTAGCAGGTTTTTGCTAACCTGCTAGAAAACAGATTAACAACAAAATTACATAATTGAACGAACAATCATGCTAATAATGTTGTTAAAAATAACTACATTGATCTGTTTTTTCATGCAAGAATGATAACACATTTTTAACAAAAGACAAAATTTTTTGTTTTTTATTTTTGTTGTGAATTAGAAAAAACATTTATTTTTTCTAAATATTTTTCAAAAAACATTCTTTTATTCTCATTATCAATAGAATTGAATTCTTCTTTA is part of the Mycoplasmopsis gallinacea genome and harbors:
- the pepF gene encoding oligoendopeptidase F yields the protein MEAKQYKNYQDIPKKYRWNLEAILENKTYQYWVDKYKELWEQKIAIKDSKFENLASYTKGLKLEEELTLVTFKLHNYLSNNLNTNLVGPKFNKLQQEFDFLTQAFVSRFGSEENRIYAHKDKIWDWKEKPELKIYKRYLTDLLDSFTHKLSDDVEEYIKKTSFGKANLNKIFSILTNSELDFGTIELSKNKKVKLNPTNRLKLLKHQNKDVRKQAYQNFLKGYIKHKNSLSEVLYQHFKDLATEANVRKYDSVISMLTYEDKVSDALLNKLFSQVQINKKVLLRYKHWYKKFYKAKFGEKIQIWDWSRDLITVDSDYSVEKAKELVENALKPFGSEYMNQIHKALNENWVDFMSADSKRGGAYSIGSSYGIDKKYILMNFNGQLRGVETLAHELGHSMHSYYSDTRQDLINSQYPIFLAEIASIFNELMLYDYLLQQSDNDKLKFSILTSMINGFIATVMRQVEWANYEYDLYRGIEQGTLSSSFDSLSKLYYQNSLKYTLERNVKHNDETTIFSIYVPHFYYGFYVYKYAIGQLVASYFFAQYKTKGTIALENYIDNFLSAGNSDYPIEILKKVGVNLEDDQFYKQGFDYVEKLIDQWVKLGKKIFKFNK
- a CDS encoding ABC transporter permease; translation: MFKYLSQRILLAILTLIIIVLVVYLSVAIFAENPFVRQLTVSAGDKKALTESQIRDLFEKSKAFHLTPANLEFAEHKKDWIYFKVSPFVRLGYWFKDIFNKEYPFGNVFDQNVFSGSNAKNIPDLFFKYIKFSIIITLPSFIISAILGIALGIVAGYKRGTTFDIFVNFFSLVFIALPSFIVAPIFISILLNFNIPPIFQNPSNEEVIKAMGWGKIILSWLPPIFIIVLGSLSGYISYARNQVVTVLTSNYVLIAKSKGLSRSEIFFKYVLRNISIPLAALIIPSYIGLLSGGIVIETYWQVPGTSKVLSQAFPTGEINLIMFSTFFFTTLGLFTTILVDVVYTILDPRIKYGTTSKYNLRTWFTATLERNKQFKELNELAKGGN
- a CDS encoding OppA family ABC transporter substrate-binding lipoprotein, whose protein sequence is MKFRKRFLLGTATVLAVPLTSVLAIACGDTTKSSPSNGGTTNNGNENSSNILTSSSLVTKVSYLTGNDSNLSAFARQGTYKSITNATYNLKDFRWDRSWLYGSKSGAYLEDGTTGTLISFKAIGQAQYSETTEVNDEGIETKTIRISKPSGEAMVFEHADAIIITTNDGVEHVYDSDEAEVIPAPELDGKYYNETVVTLTSNNPKSINSLSFQENLQNAKKVSFRVRQGAKWVDKNGNETQYKVSAYDYWAGLVRTLLFTGQYRLSHGGKESLDEKMKGLLHAPGKLLDSKTSYGNSYLFDLYNVNFDHLIQKDTAVTTDAEGNTYFNIEKKNLDETALFGEILKNIYSTYEFAPMPYEYVSQNQNTPVISTVKPTSGANSFDTEAYKTDILNAEGLAKELGFYWYGTTIQNTLFSGKYYGIPYNGDTLIEEIRINRHYSNKEFLKDKQNVLVFQEQYQSGEVDQDAFIQTSYNAYTSGDNASLNYSALPKNLKDQVDQNKQKYGMSYVKVLNKDVYAKTKINLMVPSLPDGHNTGKYNFDNLVSQLLYGHSLSDVYTSTDVVKNYSTGISIEFRTILPAAINWEPVVNDLTPNRPSSPWLSPLAPDAAIKEDFNDHSLAENNLRANAEALNTLFVVDSQTGAKVDLGGQIGTEISQSENSSLDKNEDDKYKSSAFELLSERMTALLDRLYTQTNTPESTRVNIPYFYRYINPNPPILMTFRKLANTMNALDKKGRLNISFDYSQNADGWRAHWGSGSFETVTGWGYDYKTIGSGIDGIGTQSQLLNLFAQLSTDSELAQKFGSAFPRLVEAAKEFKAYVEKIESEGALLSIPFADWAILSPTLLSDFQHALGSEKLNEAKNAYVALSVEEKANGRYLTVADITSKFWLNYNNSPSVTKKSLLELANELVVYFGFTFDAATTIGKNNFTPTVSNPSYIKPQTNFDFLDFGWIKLGEEKLS
- a CDS encoding ABC transporter permease codes for the protein MSTREFNRKYGLNINANSNDLFKRVSNSGNNFVNVAGKPKKILIEILKRFFTNWAAVACTIIFIIILILSIVSTLSSMHDSTKSISDTMFFNVPEWDSSTNSLKVDSNGNLSFITMKGSPYVKYLPPSYNHWTSKTLFISDEDYGKYINAFKNDYFGVLYNDYIKSSKDPGSAIKIITKTMIQANGKAIESKEVQLNTYQFYRAMNLYIFLGSIFKGVDLNAAGVSQNQIREIIAQIEKLNPSNPNLYPNSILGTNELGIDIWTSSWVGTWNAIKLALIIATIQTIIGVAVGCYLGFHVGSWIDTIIMRLIEIFVAPPALIWLLLFASTFGTSDWTLIFALVFTGWTGAVGGTRLFIITVKDSEFITASKSVGASKTRLIYKHALPAIIGKIANSYVSRIPGIIMSISSLAFLGFFKGDNTNLGALLVSAASQAGTNFWILLLPSVILLSISVSLHFMAIGLHDALDPRVIKVK